The Bacteroidales bacterium DNA segment AAGGGGGCTTTCCGCTGATGGAAACCGATGAAATGAATTATCAAATTTTGCAAAATGCTGCCAAAGCGCTGAAAAAGTCCGGAAAATTTATTTTTACCACCCTGAACGGCCTGTTCCCGATCTTCAACTCATTCAAGGAATTTTACGACGCCAACCATCAGGAGGGTAATGCATCCTACGAAAGCCAGTCATTCGACCCGATGACCTTTCGCGATCATAACATCACGATCGTGGAGGATGACGACGGAAACAAAAAAGAGCTGGTTTGCAGCGAGCGCTACTACATCCCGTCAGAGATCACCTGGCTGCTCAAATCGCTCGATTTTAGCAAAATAGATATCTTTGGTGGAAAACTAGGGGAATTCAGCCGGGACCACAAACTCACCACCTCCGACTTCGAAATGCTGGTGATTGCTGAAAAATTATAAAACTTTCACTGGTGACCGGCTAAAATGTTTTTCCCCTGCGAGAAATATTTAATTCTATTTTATCTCATTATTTTTCAATACTTTATCCCTGTATGCTTGTGCATTCAGGCAGGCGCTAAGCGGAATTCGCCGTAGGCGATACAGTATTGTAGAAAAAAGTATACCACCAACTTAAAAATACCTCGTAGAGGTTAAAGA contains these protein-coding regions:
- a CDS encoding class I SAM-dependent methyltransferase encodes the protein MKQWYESLFENYGRKYDQECFVQGTTGECDFVEKEINFDRSINILDIGCGTGRHAIELTKRGYKVTGIDLSESQLSRAKEKAIAENLHITFLQHDARNLPFTEEFDLAIMLCEGGFPLMETDEMNYQILQNAAKALKKSGKFIFTTLNGLFPIFNSFKEFYDANHQEGNASYESQSFDPMTFRDHNITIVEDDDGNKKELVCSERYYIPSEITWLLKSLDFSKIDIFGGKLGEFSRDHKLTTSDFEMLVIAEKL